A window of Paenibacillus sp. 19GGS1-52 contains these coding sequences:
- a CDS encoding TetR/AcrR family transcriptional regulator C-terminal domain-containing protein, translating into MEKVDRRIVKSRQAIQTTFLQMLVKEGFDEITVRNITEQANLGRKTFYLHYVDKYDLLDKIVDDHIAQMKKISDQKKDLGILEGSILWFSYVEQHKPFFAALFKSKHASAFRSKLLLFTTGEIDNKIHEGSHPLIDKTIFLKFLATATMGVLEAYVLQEIDSDIEDVAKQVVQLFEKLIN; encoded by the coding sequence GTGGAGAAAGTTGATCGAAGAATTGTGAAGTCCAGGCAGGCCATTCAAACGACCTTTTTGCAAATGTTAGTCAAGGAAGGGTTTGACGAGATTACGGTCAGAAATATTACAGAACAAGCCAATTTGGGCCGAAAGACATTTTACCTTCATTATGTTGATAAATACGATCTGTTAGATAAGATTGTAGATGACCATATCGCGCAAATGAAAAAGATAAGTGATCAAAAAAAAGATTTGGGGATTTTAGAGGGCTCGATATTATGGTTCTCGTATGTTGAGCAGCATAAACCGTTTTTCGCTGCTTTATTTAAAAGCAAACATGCTTCAGCATTTCGCAGTAAACTGCTGTTATTTACTACAGGCGAGATTGACAACAAAATTCATGAGGGCTCGCACCCCCTAATTGATAAGACGATTTTCTTAAAGTTTTTGGCAACAGCAACCATGGGTGTATTGGAGGCTTATGTACTGCAGGAAATAGATAGTGATATTGAAGATGTAGCAAAGCAAGTGGTACAGTTATTCGAGAAGCTTATAAACTAA
- a CDS encoding alpha/beta hydrolase, translated as MTVIQKKVSFPANRLQVAAILNMPEQAEEKKQFPAIVCVHPGSSCKDQTAGIYAKKLAELGYVTIVFDASYQGESEGEPRHAEYPAARVEDVRSAVDYLTTLDCVDAHRIGTLGVCAGGGYAVNAAMTERRIQAVGAVSVANIGRGYREYDPIQMLEQVAQQRTAEARGAAPLITEWVPGSHTEREAAGMTELDLVEAVDYYRTPRGQHPNSPNKLKFTSVDSIIAFDAFHLADILLTQPLQIIVGGVQGAFGSYRDGHDLYSRAASKKKDLFIVDGASHYDLYDKPEPVSKAVEKLKAFFKENL; from the coding sequence ATGACAGTGATTCAAAAAAAGGTATCGTTCCCCGCGAATAGACTGCAAGTAGCGGCGATCTTAAATATGCCAGAGCAAGCTGAAGAGAAGAAGCAATTCCCAGCTATTGTCTGTGTTCATCCGGGCAGCAGCTGTAAAGATCAAACGGCAGGCATTTATGCAAAAAAACTTGCTGAGCTAGGGTATGTTACCATTGTATTCGATGCATCTTATCAAGGAGAGAGCGAAGGTGAACCTCGTCACGCCGAATACCCCGCTGCACGGGTTGAAGATGTTCGCTCTGCGGTGGATTACCTGACTACGCTAGATTGCGTAGACGCACATCGTATTGGCACATTAGGGGTTTGCGCAGGAGGCGGATATGCTGTAAATGCTGCAATGACAGAGCGGCGCATCCAAGCCGTTGGTGCGGTTTCTGTGGCGAATATAGGACGTGGATATCGTGAATACGATCCGATCCAAATGTTAGAACAAGTTGCCCAGCAACGCACTGCCGAAGCACGTGGAGCCGCACCACTTATTACAGAGTGGGTGCCTGGCAGTCACACCGAAAGAGAAGCAGCAGGCATGACTGAGCTTGACCTTGTAGAAGCTGTTGATTACTACAGAACACCAAGAGGCCAGCACCCTAACTCTCCGAACAAATTGAAATTCACAAGCGTAGACTCCATCATCGCCTTTGATGCCTTTCATTTGGCAGACATTTTACTGACTCAGCCTTTACAGATTATTGTGGGTGGCGTACAAGGAGCATTTGGTTCATACCGTGACGGCCACGATCTATATAGCCGAGCAGCCTCTAAGAAAAAAGATTTATTTATTGTTGATGGAGCAAGCCACTATGATTTGTATGATAAGCCAGAGCCCGTAAGTAAAGCTGTTGAAAAACTAAAAGCTTTCTTCAAAGAAAACCTTTAG
- a CDS encoding manganese catalase family protein has translation MWIYEKKLQYPVRVSKCDVRMARYLMEQYGGADGELAAALRYMNQRYSIPDKVIGVLNDISTEEFAHLEMIATMIYKLTKDATIEQLEAAGLGPNYATRDHALFYNNAAGVPFTATYIAAKGDPLADLYEDIAAEEKARATYQWLIDMTDDVDLQDSLKFLREREIIHAIRFKESVQILIEDREKKKVF, from the coding sequence ATGTGGATATATGAGAAAAAACTGCAATATCCAGTGCGTGTCAGCAAATGTGATGTCCGGATGGCACGTTATTTGATGGAGCAATATGGAGGTGCAGACGGTGAGCTGGCAGCCGCGCTGCGCTATATGAACCAGAGGTATAGTATACCGGATAAGGTGATTGGTGTGTTAAATGATATCTCAACCGAGGAGTTCGCCCACCTTGAGATGATCGCAACCATGATCTATAAGTTGACCAAGGACGCTACTATTGAGCAGCTGGAGGCTGCTGGTCTTGGTCCGAATTATGCGACGCGCGATCATGCACTGTTCTATAACAACGCCGCTGGGGTTCCATTTACCGCTACCTATATCGCGGCCAAAGGTGATCCGCTGGCTGACTTATATGAGGATATTGCCGCCGAGGAGAAGGCCCGGGCTACATATCAGTGGCTGATTGACATGACGGATGACGTAGATCTGCAGGACAGCCTCAAGTTCCTGCGGGAGCGGGAGATTATTCATGCGATCCGGTTTAAGGAGTCGGTGCAGATATTGATTGAGGATCGGGAGAAGAAGAAGGTATTCTAA